DNA sequence from the Sphingomonas bisphenolicum genome:
CTGCCCGAATGGCCACCCCAATCCGAAACATCCTTGTCGTATTTGTGTGAAAACACAGACGCTAACGGTAGGGACTGCATGTTATCTCTCCACTTCACGCTATGAGGAGATGGGATAGCCGCGCTACATGACATGTCAACCGATGTGCTGCCGTCATGATGTCCTTCCATTGCCGGATTATGGGGCGTCGCTGCGTCGGTGTCGGAAAGCCGCTGTCTGCCGTAGTCCGACCGGCGCATTTTGGGACGGAGTTCGCGCAAGATCGACCGATTGTCGCCGGGAGGCGGCGATGCCGTGGCCCCGTCCCAGGGCAATCTTTCCGGCAGCGGCCGATACCGGACCTTGGAAACGGTAAGTTTCGATTGAGAACCGGAACAGAAACATTTGTCAGAATTTTAGCCCCTGCGCGGCGGGGACCTGCCCGTTCGGTGGCGGGCGCCATCGACCATCGAGACGAGGAATTTCCAATTGCCCGAACGTCGTAGCTGGCCAGCCATCATCCTGGGTTTCGTCATCGCCGCCATAGGCGTGGTTTTGACAGGCGGGGGCATATGGCTCGCTACATTAGGCGGCTCGCTTTATTATGGGCTGGCCGGGGTAGCGATGCTCTTCGCCGGCGTGATGCTGATGCGCAGTCGGATGCTGGGCGCCTACGCCTATATCGCCGTCGTGGCGGCCACCGTGCTCTGGGCCTTTTTCGATGCCAGCAGCAATCTCGTCTGGGCGCTGGTGCCGCGCATCATCGCGCCGGTCGTGCTGCTGGTCGCGACCTTCCTGGTCATGCCGACGCTGACGCGGGCGGCCAATCGCTGGAAGCTGGCGGGCGCGGGCGTCGGCGTTGCGGTGGTGGCGACGGCGCTGTTGTTTACCTTCCTGGGTACGCGCGACGTTTCGGTCGCGGCGCTGCCTGCGCCAAATTCGATAGGGATGATGGACCCGTCGGGCATGGCGACGGGCGCGGACTGGCCCGCTTATGGCGGTACCGGCGCGGCGCGGCGCTATTCGCCGCTGACCCAGATCAATGCCGGCAATGTCGCGCAGCTCAAGCAGGTCTGGCTGGCGCATACCGGCGACATGCCGAGCGACGCGGCCGCCGCCGCCCAATATGGCGCCGAAACGACGCCGCTGAAGGTCGGCAATGCGCTCTACCTCTGCTCCGCCAAGAATATCATGATCTCGCTCGACGCGGCCACGGGCAAGGAGCGCTGGCGCTTTGACCCCAAGGTGCCGAACGCCTGGATTCCCTACACGGCCGCCTGCCGCGGGGTGAGCTATTATGCCGTCCCGAACGCCGCGCCCGGATCGCTCTGCGCCAGGCGGCTGATCGAAGGGACGCTGGACGCCCGCCTGATCGCGGTCGATGCCGAAACCGGGCGTCCCTGCCCCGATTTCGGAACCAACGGCCAGGTCGATGCCAAGATCGGCATGGGCAAGGTCTTCCCCGGCCTCGTCTCGATCAACTCGCCGCCGGTCATCATTCGCGGTATCGCGGTGACCGGGCACCAGACGCTGGACGGGCAGCAGCGCTGGGAGCCGTCGGGCGTGATCCAGGGTTTCGACGCGGTCACCGGCAAGCTGCGCTTCGCCTGGGACATGAAGCATCCCGAATGGAATAGCTATCCGCCCGAAGGCCAGCAATGGTCGCGCGGCACGCCCAATATGTGGACGATCGCCAGCGGCGACGAGGCGTTGGGGCTGGTCTATCTGCCGATGGGCAACAGCACGGTCGATTATTGGAGCACGATGCGTTCGCCGGTGGAAAACAGCTTTGCTACCTCGATCGTCGCGCTGGACGTGACGACGGGCAAGCCGCGCTGGACGTTCCAGGCGGTCAAGAACGACGTATGGGACTATGATTTCGGCAGCCAGCCCACGCTGATCGATTATAAGGGCAAGGCCGCCCTGCTGGTGTCGTCCAAGCAGGGCGACATCTATGTGCTGGACCGGGCGACCGGCCGGCCGCTGACGCCGATCGGCACGATCAGGGCGCCGGGCGGCGGCGTCGAACCCGGCCAGCGCGCGCCGACGCAGATCGTCTCGCTGTGGCAGACGCTGCGCAAGGCGCCGCTGACGGAGTCCGACATGTGGGGCATGTCGCCGATCGACCAGATGATCTGCCGCATCAATTTCCGCCGGGCGAGCTACAAGGGCTTCTTCACGCCCCCTGAAACGACCCGCCATTCGATCGAATATCCCGGCTATAATGGCGGGACGGACTGGGGCAGCGTCGCCGTCGACCCTGCGCGCGGCGTGATCGTCGCCAACTATAACGACATGCCCAATTATGTCCGCCTCGTGCCCCGCGCCGAGGCCGACAAAAAGGGCTGGTTCACCCGCGAGCAGAAGGCCGACATGGCCAGGCAGGACAAGGGCGGCAACGCCAGCCGGGGCGGCAAGCCCCATGCCGAGGGCGCCGGCGATCCGCAGGCGGAAACCCCCTATGCGATCGATGTGAATGCAGGATGGCAGATGCCCTTCACCGGGATGCTGTGCAAACAGCCCCCCTATGGCGGCATCCGGGCGATCGACATCGCCACCGGCAAGACGATCTGGGACCGCCCGTTCGGATCGGCGCGCAAGAATGGCCCGTTCGGCATCCCCAGCTATCTGCCCTTCACCATCGGCACGCCCAATAATGGCGGCTCGGTGGTGACGGCGGGCGGCCTGATCTTCATCGCGGCGGCCACCGACGACCTGTTCAAGGCGATCGACCTCAGGACCGGCAAGATCATGTGGCAGACGGCGCTGCCCGCTGGCGGACAGGCGACGCCGATGGTCTATGAACAGAATGGCCGCCAATATGTGGTGCTGATGACCGGCGGCCATCACTTCATGAAGACCCCGATCGGGGATCAGGTGATCGCCTGGGCCCTGCCGACCAAAGGATGATGCGTGACGTCCCATACAGGCCAGCCAGCGGCGCCGTTTGAATGAGCGATCCGGGGTGGACCGCCCATATCCGGGCCAACATCGTCCTCTACGGCGCGCTGGCGGCCAATATGGGGATCGCGGTCGCCAAGTTCGTGGCGGCTGCGATCACTGGATCGTCGTCGATGCTGACCGAAGGCTTTCATTCGCTGGTGGACAGCGGCAACCAGTTGCTGCTGCTTTACGGCCAGAAGCGCGCACGCCGCCCCGCCGATCGCGCCCATCCCTTCGGCTATGGCCGCGAACTGTATTTCTGGGCGTTCGTCGTCGCGATCCTGATTTTCGCCGTGGGCGCGGGTGTATCGATCTACGAGGGCTGGGCGCATATCCAGGCGCCCGAGCCGCTGCGCGACCCCGCGATCAACTATATCGTCCTGGGCATCGCCTTTGCGATGGAGGGCGCGTCCTGGCTGATCGCGATGCGCGACTTCGATCGCAAACGCGGTGCGGCGAGCTGGTGGCAGTCGGTGCGGCGATCGAAAGATCCCGCGGGCTTCATCGTCCTGTTCGA
Encoded proteins:
- a CDS encoding membrane-bound PQQ-dependent dehydrogenase, glucose/quinate/shikimate family; protein product: MPERRSWPAIILGFVIAAIGVVLTGGGIWLATLGGSLYYGLAGVAMLFAGVMLMRSRMLGAYAYIAVVAATVLWAFFDASSNLVWALVPRIIAPVVLLVATFLVMPTLTRAANRWKLAGAGVGVAVVATALLFTFLGTRDVSVAALPAPNSIGMMDPSGMATGADWPAYGGTGAARRYSPLTQINAGNVAQLKQVWLAHTGDMPSDAAAAAQYGAETTPLKVGNALYLCSAKNIMISLDAATGKERWRFDPKVPNAWIPYTAACRGVSYYAVPNAAPGSLCARRLIEGTLDARLIAVDAETGRPCPDFGTNGQVDAKIGMGKVFPGLVSINSPPVIIRGIAVTGHQTLDGQQRWEPSGVIQGFDAVTGKLRFAWDMKHPEWNSYPPEGQQWSRGTPNMWTIASGDEALGLVYLPMGNSTVDYWSTMRSPVENSFATSIVALDVTTGKPRWTFQAVKNDVWDYDFGSQPTLIDYKGKAALLVSSKQGDIYVLDRATGRPLTPIGTIRAPGGGVEPGQRAPTQIVSLWQTLRKAPLTESDMWGMSPIDQMICRINFRRASYKGFFTPPETTRHSIEYPGYNGGTDWGSVAVDPARGVIVANYNDMPNYVRLVPRAEADKKGWFTREQKADMARQDKGGNASRGGKPHAEGAGDPQAETPYAIDVNAGWQMPFTGMLCKQPPYGGIRAIDIATGKTIWDRPFGSARKNGPFGIPSYLPFTIGTPNNGGSVVTAGGLIFIAAATDDLFKAIDLRTGKIMWQTALPAGGQATPMVYEQNGRQYVVLMTGGHHFMKTPIGDQVIAWALPTKG
- a CDS encoding cation diffusion facilitator family transporter, with translation MSDPGWTAHIRANIVLYGALAANMGIAVAKFVAAAITGSSSMLTEGFHSLVDSGNQLLLLYGQKRARRPADRAHPFGYGRELYFWAFVVAILIFAVGAGVSIYEGWAHIQAPEPLRDPAINYIVLGIAFAMEGASWLIAMRDFDRKRGAASWWQSVRRSKDPAGFIVLFEDSAALIGLLIAGAGIWASHHYGDARIDGIASIIIGLVLAFVAIMLAREAKGLLIGESADPALIEQVWRAVERRPEIVAVNHVRTIHTAPDAVFVAISADFEDALTMGEGETLIEAIEAELKRAMPELTSIYIRPEKRENAVHVL